In a genomic window of Pontibacter liquoris:
- a CDS encoding DUF1543 domain-containing protein, whose translation MQEVKLFMLMLGCRPAGRNTEQHDMFFGIAPALRDLVPAIKDFWPEAKGNIHVDAWREVTAVDGYRVQVVPREEAVAEAEGPKLFFLNLGGYRAGEFDEFHYKMLAVAPDNATAIKQAKQTAFYQHTGFAGATSHIDDKFGVDVDELYQVKDILPEADKRKYSLLLTAAETNEDELHLGYFQLHKL comes from the coding sequence ATGCAAGAGGTAAAACTTTTTATGCTGATGCTCGGCTGCCGTCCGGCGGGCAGAAACACAGAGCAACACGACATGTTCTTTGGCATTGCGCCTGCGCTAAGAGACCTGGTGCCGGCCATAAAAGACTTCTGGCCCGAAGCGAAAGGCAACATCCATGTGGATGCCTGGCGGGAAGTAACGGCTGTGGACGGTTACCGCGTGCAGGTGGTTCCCAGAGAAGAAGCGGTTGCAGAAGCAGAAGGCCCGAAACTGTTTTTCCTGAACCTGGGCGGTTATAGAGCCGGCGAGTTTGATGAGTTTCATTATAAAATGCTGGCCGTGGCGCCCGATAATGCCACCGCTATCAAGCAGGCCAAGCAAACGGCTTTTTATCAGCACACGGGCTTTGCGGGGGCTACGTCGCATATCGATGATAAATTCGGGGTAGATGTGGACGAGCTCTACCAGGTAAAAGACATCCTGCCGGAAGCCGACAAGCGTAAGTATAGCCTTCTCCTCACCGCCGCCGAAACAAACGAGGACGAGCTGCACCTGGGATATTTCCAGCTGCACAAGCTCTAA
- a CDS encoding protein adenylyltransferase SelO — MESLISKTYKNDFVTTFAGDKTGDLTPRQTPGVLYSTVAPTPVSKPALLAWSEELAQQLGILKPITQQEIDVLGGNFVTESMQPYAARYGGHQFGSWAGQLGDGRAMTLGEWVITEGQVWELQLKGAGPTPYSRRADGRAVLRSSVREYLMSEAMHYLGVPTTRALSLVTTGEPVLRDMFYNGNAAHEPGAVVLRAAPSFLRFGNFELLNARKETDNLQQLLDWTIARYFPHITGEDKVLTWFKEVIERTATLMVAWQRVGFVHGVMNTDNMSILGLTIDYGPYSFLDDYDLDFTPNTTDLPGRRYAFGRQPAIAQWNLGCLAGALLPVIGKDALLEALETYNTLYWTKYYAMMGQKLGLDQVTATDIPLIKQLEETLATIKPDMTIFYQLLIELPLSLENEQAAESHFKDALYDELKPEERTRLYTLLTNYLARLNKNTIRRDDSQQLMRQANPRFILRNYLLHQAIEELESGKEDLFRKLQQALKDPYSKNFEEFFQARPGWASQKAGCSMLSCSS, encoded by the coding sequence ATGGAGAGCCTTATCTCGAAAACCTATAAGAACGACTTTGTAACCACCTTTGCTGGAGATAAAACCGGCGATCTGACGCCGCGCCAGACACCCGGCGTTTTATACAGTACCGTCGCCCCCACTCCGGTCAGCAAGCCTGCGCTGCTGGCCTGGTCCGAGGAGCTGGCCCAGCAGCTAGGCATCCTCAAACCAATTACGCAACAGGAAATAGATGTGCTGGGCGGCAATTTTGTAACGGAGTCCATGCAGCCGTATGCGGCCCGGTATGGCGGACATCAGTTTGGTAGCTGGGCCGGCCAGCTGGGCGACGGCCGTGCCATGACCTTGGGCGAGTGGGTAATTACCGAAGGCCAGGTATGGGAACTGCAACTGAAAGGGGCCGGGCCTACGCCTTACTCCCGCCGGGCCGATGGCCGGGCAGTGCTTCGCTCTTCGGTGCGGGAATACCTGATGAGCGAGGCCATGCATTACCTGGGCGTGCCCACCACCCGGGCCCTGAGCCTTGTAACGACAGGCGAGCCGGTACTGCGCGACATGTTTTATAACGGCAATGCGGCCCACGAGCCCGGTGCCGTAGTGCTGCGGGCAGCGCCCAGTTTCCTGCGCTTCGGCAACTTTGAACTGCTCAACGCCCGCAAAGAAACTGACAACCTGCAGCAGCTCCTCGATTGGACCATTGCCCGGTACTTCCCACATATTACGGGCGAAGACAAGGTGCTGACCTGGTTTAAAGAAGTGATCGAGCGCACGGCCACGCTGATGGTGGCCTGGCAACGGGTGGGATTTGTGCATGGCGTAATGAACACCGACAACATGTCTATACTTGGCCTCACCATCGACTATGGCCCCTACTCCTTCCTGGATGATTACGACCTGGATTTTACGCCAAACACCACCGACCTGCCCGGCAGAAGGTATGCTTTTGGCAGGCAGCCGGCCATTGCGCAATGGAATTTGGGTTGCCTGGCAGGGGCCTTGCTGCCGGTTATCGGGAAGGATGCTTTGCTGGAAGCCCTGGAAACTTATAACACCCTTTACTGGACGAAATATTATGCCATGATGGGCCAAAAACTCGGGCTCGACCAGGTTACTGCGACTGATATCCCCTTGATCAAACAGCTGGAAGAAACGCTGGCCACGATCAAGCCCGACATGACCATCTTCTACCAGCTGCTCATTGAGCTGCCGCTCAGCCTGGAAAACGAGCAGGCCGCGGAATCGCATTTTAAGGACGCTTTATATGACGAACTGAAACCCGAAGAACGCACCCGCCTTTATACCTTGCTGACAAACTACCTGGCGCGGCTGAATAAAAATACGATCCGTCGGGACGATTCCCAGCAGCTGATGCGCCAGGCAAACCCGCGATTTATACTTCGCAACTACCTGCTGCACCAGGCCATTGAGGAGCTGGAAAGCGGAAAAGAGGACTTGTTCCGAAAGCTGCAGCAAGCCCTGAAAGATCCGTATTCCAAAAACTTTGAGGAGTTCTTCCAGGCCCGGCCCGGCTGGGCCTCGCAGAAAGCGGGCTGTTCGATGCTGTCCTGCAGTTCTTAA
- a CDS encoding aldo/keto reductase, with protein MADATATTFEKNYTLGGDLTVNRMGFGAMRITGEGIWGPPKDHDEAIRVLQRTVELGINFIDTADSYGPNVSEELIAEALYPYPKGLVIATKGGLTRTGPNVWPINADPDYLQRALEGSMKRLKQDRIDLYQLHRVDPNVPYEKTLEFLQRVQEEGLVRHIGLSEVTVDQIKKAQEYFEVVSVQNKYSVDFRKWEEELVYCREQNMAFIPWNPINAGNVGAVETLQQVGRKYNATAHQVALSWLLHHAANILLIPGTSKVKHLEENYKAASIPLSDEDMKLLDKVKQAAK; from the coding sequence ATGGCAGACGCAACAGCAACTACATTTGAGAAGAACTATACGCTTGGCGGCGACCTGACCGTGAACAGGATGGGGTTTGGCGCCATGCGCATCACAGGCGAAGGCATCTGGGGGCCACCCAAAGACCACGACGAAGCGATCCGGGTGCTGCAACGGACCGTGGAACTAGGAATCAATTTCATCGATACGGCCGACAGCTATGGCCCCAACGTGTCGGAGGAGCTTATTGCCGAGGCGCTCTATCCCTATCCCAAGGGCCTGGTGATTGCTACAAAGGGGGGGCTGACCCGTACAGGTCCTAATGTATGGCCCATCAATGCCGACCCCGACTACCTGCAGCGGGCGCTGGAGGGAAGTATGAAACGCTTAAAACAGGATAGGATTGACCTCTACCAGTTGCACCGCGTCGACCCGAATGTGCCTTACGAGAAAACCCTGGAATTTTTACAGCGGGTGCAGGAGGAGGGCCTGGTGCGACACATCGGCCTTTCGGAAGTAACGGTAGACCAGATCAAAAAGGCGCAGGAATATTTTGAAGTGGTATCGGTGCAGAACAAGTATAGCGTGGATTTTAGGAAGTGGGAAGAGGAACTGGTGTACTGCCGGGAGCAGAACATGGCCTTTATCCCCTGGAACCCTATTAACGCCGGCAATGTGGGCGCTGTGGAAACGCTGCAGCAGGTGGGCCGGAAGTATAACGCCACCGCACACCAGGTAGCGCTGAGCTGGCTTTTGCATCATGCCGCCAATATCCTGCTCATCCCGGGCACATCCAAAGTAAAGCACCTGGAAGAGAATTATAAGGCGGCTTCAATTCCTTTGTCAGACGAAGACATGAAACTGCTGGATAAGGTAAAGCAAGCCGCCAAATAA